The Reinekea forsetii genome contains the following window.
ATCGATGTGCTGCGCGGTAAAAATACCGACAAAGTGCGCCAGTTTCGCCACGATCAGGTCTCGACCTTTGCCATCGGCCAGGATCTCAGCGACACCCAATGGCGGTCGGTGTATCGCCAATTGGTGGCGCGCGGTTTGATCAATGTCTTGGATGAATACGGCCAGCTGCAATTGGCTGAACCCAGTCGCGCCCTGCTCAAGGGTGAGAGTCGGATCGAGTTGCGCCTCGACAAGGCGCCAAGCAAAACCACCCGACCCGGTAAGTCACGCACCAGCGTCGACATTCCGGCCGCCGACAGCGCCCTCTGGGATGCCCTTAGAGCGTGCCGATCGGCCATCGCTAAGGCACAGAAGGTACCGCCCTATGTGATTTTTCACGATGCCACCCTGCAACAGATGCTCAGCGTCCGGCCTCAGTCGTTGGCGGCACTGGGCAGCATCGCCGGCATTGGTGACAAGAAACGCGAACAGTATGGCGCGGCGTTTCTCGCGGTTCTGGCCGACTTCGCGGCCTAGCCCTAGGCCGCAGGCATCAATAGCGCCGCTGAGCTTCCAATACCAGGCCCTTACCGACGCTGTTAAAGAGATCCCCGCTGACCCAGTTGGCGTCCGGAAATTGGCTTTGAATTAACGCCCGAACCGAGGGCAAGGCGGTCGAACCGCCGGTGGTAAAGATGGTATTGATAGCACCCTTGCCGATACCGGCCTGCGCCAGGGTTTCCGCTACGGCGGCAAAGACTCGATCGACATCGGACTGAATCGCCGCATCGAGTCGGGCCCGGTTGACCGGATGGGCCAGGACGTCGCCAGAGCCTGAGTCGCGGTTTAAAAAACTCAAGTCAATCTGTGTTTCCTGCCGATCGGCCAGATCGATCTTGGCCTGTTCCACCTGCCCGGCCAAGCGATGCCCGTCCTTCTGTTTGAGCAACTGAATCAGCCGTGCGATGGCGTCCGGTTGCGCCATATTCAGCCGCAAGTCGGCCAGATCGCGCAACACCTTGGGGTCATAGAGAGAGTGGATACGATGCCAGGTACCCAGATCGACATAATAGTGAATCGGCATGGCCAGATTGGGTTTGTCCTTGTAGGGCACGCCTAAGCCAAAGTGCGGCATCACCGTTGCCAAGCTCAAGTGGCGATCGAAGTCGGTGCCGCCTATATGAATGCCGTGATTGGCCAGTAAATCGGCCTGTCGATCGGTCTTCTCGCGGTTGGCCTTAGACAGCTTGATCAGGGTAAAGTCAGAGGTTCCGCCGCCTATATCGATAATCAAGGCAATCTCTTCCCGATCCACGGTCTGTTCGTAGTCGTAAGCGGCGGCTATGGGTTCAAACTGAAAGGAAATGTTTTTAAAACCAACCGCCCGGGCGATCTCGCTCAGCCGGGCTTCCGCAGCGGCATCGAGATCGGGATGGTGATCGTTAAAGTGCACCGGCCGGCCCAAGACCACCGACTCCAGCGCCTGATTGGAAAACTGTTCGGCGCGCTGTTTCAGGCTTTGCATAAAGAAGCCGATGATGTCATTAAAGGTATAGAGCTTGTTTTTAATCTGGGTGCCATCGTCCATTTGACGAGAGCCGAGGATGCTTTTCATCGAGCGCATCAGCCGACCAAAATCACCGCGCGTATAGTCCTCAATGGCATGACGACCGAAACTGATGTTATCGCCTTCGAAATCAAAAAACAGTGCGCTCGGCAGGGTCGTCTCCAGCGCACCGGTGCGAGGATGTTTTTCCAGCGGCACCATGGTTGCACGCTGATCAATTACCACACCCACGGTCGAGTTTGAGGTACCAAAATCCAAACCACATAGCGACATAGGTCACGCTCACAGCAATAAAACGGCCGCGGATTTTAGACGTTCTGACCGGCCTTGCCAACCCTACTTTGGCCCGGCGTGTTAAAACACCACCAGCACCGCGCTCATGGCCAGGCAATAGAGCAGCACCAACTGAGCCGTTTGAGCCAATTGCAGATTCAAGCCAGCACCTTGACGCACGCGGATCGCGCCCACCAACCGGCGCAAGAAGGGCGTCATCATCAAGACCGGAATCAATGACACCAGACCCAAGGGAAAGCTGATCACCAGATGGCCGACCACGGCTGTGATCAGCAGGCCAACATAGAGCTGACGCGCTCGATTATCCCCCAGCACCACGGCCAATGTATGTTTATTGGCTGGGCGGTCGGTGGCGATATCGCGGATATTATTGACCAACATAATGGCCGCACTGATCAAGCCGGCAACGGTGCCATAGCCCATTACCACAGGATTGATCTGCAAGGTATGCACATAATAGCTGCCGCCCACGGCCAACCAGCCAAAAAACAGCAGCACCGTCACCTCGCCCAAGGC
Protein-coding sequences here:
- a CDS encoding Hsp70 family protein, which translates into the protein MSLCGLDFGTSNSTVGVVIDQRATMVPLEKHPRTGALETTLPSALFFDFEGDNISFGRHAIEDYTRGDFGRLMRSMKSILGSRQMDDGTQIKNKLYTFNDIIGFFMQSLKQRAEQFSNQALESVVLGRPVHFNDHHPDLDAAAEARLSEIARAVGFKNISFQFEPIAAAYDYEQTVDREEIALIIDIGGGTSDFTLIKLSKANREKTDRQADLLANHGIHIGGTDFDRHLSLATVMPHFGLGVPYKDKPNLAMPIHYYVDLGTWHRIHSLYDPKVLRDLADLRLNMAQPDAIARLIQLLKQKDGHRLAGQVEQAKIDLADRQETQIDLSFLNRDSGSGDVLAHPVNRARLDAAIQSDVDRVFAAVAETLAQAGIGKGAINTIFTTGGSTALPSVRALIQSQFPDANWVSGDLFNSVGKGLVLEAQRRY
- the menA gene encoding 1,4-dihydroxy-2-naphthoate octaprenyltransferase, with the translated sequence MLKPWLLAIRPKTLAASVSPILLGSALAYHDGLLQPLNLWLALICALCLQIAVNLANDWFDGRSGVDTALRKGPTRVTQAGLMSPFQLLLGLGLVSALAIASGLWLVALSSWGLLAFGLAALLAVFAYSGGPWPLASHALGEVTVLLFFGWLAVGGSYYVHTLQINPVVMGYGTVAGLISAAIMLVNNIRDIATDRPANKHTLAVVLGDNRARQLYVGLLITAVVGHLVISFPLGLVSLIPVLMMTPFLRRLVGAIRVRQGAGLNLQLAQTAQLVLLYCLAMSAVLVVF